In a genomic window of Myotis daubentonii chromosome X, mMyoDau2.1, whole genome shotgun sequence:
- the LOC132223766 gene encoding T-cell leukemia/lymphoma protein 1A-like, translating into MAELPSKMHLTSHPICLRIRRPSVYQDEKQRTWLHLVMETRGVLQVRLRQEDIPSGHIELTTNPLSSSTMPLMWTRKPGSQYLDSLHRFWRIVHHIKENGVEEMILELMEDS; encoded by the coding sequence ATGGCCGAGCTCCCGTCGAAGATGCACCTCACCTCTCACCCCATATGCCTGAGGATCCGTCGGCCCTCGGTATACCAGGACGAAAAGCAGCGTACGTGGCTGCATCTCGTCATGGAGACAAGAGGTGTCCTGCAAGTACGGTTGCGCCAGGAAGACATCCCAAGTGGGCATATTGAACTCACCACCAACCCACTGTCCTCGAGCACCATGCCTTTGATGTGGACGCGCAAACCTGGCAGCCAGTACCTGGACAGCCTTCACCGGTTCTGGCGCATTGTACACCACATCAAGGAGAATGGTgtggaggaaatgatccttgagtTGATGGAAGACTCATAG